In one Mesosutterella faecium genomic region, the following are encoded:
- a CDS encoding LysR family transcriptional regulator — protein MASDLPHLNLEQLRIFQCLATAGSVSGAARSLCVTGPAVSYGIRRLEERLGVRLFRREGRCNVLTEEGKILLQTTRAMFSELAAGQARLDAYRSVQSGTVRFGVPEMLMHRLMQPVLQEFHADHPDVGIEVKAENHFSRLLDDLRKGLTEFMLVTLPDGYSPGEEFEVTELGRFSYSFAASRSLFPELQHPNVLLEEIAACPLITLNQGHIAREALHRAFEGKGIAFQPPFECESMSLIEDFTRAGLGLGFVITGCVESLPEDEDVFVLRMDRPLVEGSLVLVRLKGRGLSLASKVFLSVLEASRSSRSDSGT, from the coding sequence ATGGCCTCCGATCTCCCTCATCTCAATCTCGAACAGCTTCGAATTTTCCAATGCCTCGCCACGGCGGGAAGCGTTTCCGGGGCCGCTCGGAGTCTCTGCGTGACCGGGCCTGCCGTTTCCTACGGCATCCGGCGGCTCGAAGAGCGTCTTGGCGTACGGCTTTTCCGCAGGGAGGGACGCTGCAATGTCCTGACGGAGGAAGGAAAAATCCTTTTACAGACCACCCGTGCCATGTTCTCCGAACTTGCTGCAGGACAAGCCCGACTCGATGCGTATCGGTCCGTTCAAAGCGGCACCGTACGATTCGGAGTACCTGAGATGCTTATGCACCGGCTGATGCAGCCGGTGCTGCAGGAATTCCATGCGGACCATCCCGACGTAGGAATAGAGGTAAAAGCGGAAAACCATTTCAGCCGTTTGCTCGACGACCTCCGGAAGGGCTTAACGGAGTTCATGCTGGTCACGCTTCCCGACGGCTACAGCCCGGGCGAGGAATTCGAAGTCACCGAACTAGGTCGGTTTAGCTACAGCTTTGCCGCGAGCCGCAGTTTATTTCCTGAGCTTCAGCATCCGAATGTCCTTCTAGAGGAAATCGCAGCCTGCCCGCTCATCACGCTAAACCAAGGGCACATCGCTCGTGAAGCACTGCACCGGGCATTTGAGGGAAAAGGAATCGCTTTTCAGCCTCCGTTTGAATGCGAGTCCATGTCGTTGATTGAGGACTTTACCCGCGCCGGGCTGGGGTTGGGCTTTGTGATCACCGGTTGCGTGGAAAGTCTGCCGGAAGATGAGGACGTGTTCGTGCTTCGAATGGACCGGCCGCTAGTCGAGGGCTCACTCGTTCTCGTGCGCCTCAAAGGCCGCGGATTGTCCCTGGCGTCTAAAGTGTTCCTGAGCGTTCTGGAAGCGTCCAGGTCCAGCCGTTCGGATTCTGGCACCTAA
- a CDS encoding MerR family transcriptional regulator, whose protein sequence is MQTVKQISSALGVGLEVIRHYTDIGLLHLSVNPANGYRCYGSHDALRVADARVMRSLGFSLSHIKALKGVSYRGQLEALKECGKDIEKKIKELSIRLERLREVESFLSKCALCDGVVEDVVRPPIHSLYTFGRDRDYKMRATTRYIV, encoded by the coding sequence ATGCAGACAGTTAAGCAAATCTCCTCAGCCCTTGGGGTCGGGCTCGAAGTGATCCGGCACTATACGGACATCGGATTGCTTCATCTGTCCGTGAATCCGGCAAACGGTTATCGCTGCTATGGCTCGCACGATGCCCTCAGGGTGGCAGATGCCCGGGTGATGCGCAGCCTCGGCTTTTCACTTTCCCACATCAAGGCCTTAAAGGGAGTTTCGTACCGCGGCCAGCTTGAAGCACTCAAGGAGTGCGGAAAGGACATCGAGAAGAAAATAAAGGAACTTTCCATACGGCTTGAACGGCTGCGGGAAGTGGAGTCGTTCCTGTCCAAATGCGCGTTGTGCGACGGGGTCGTCGAAGATGTCGTCCGTCCTCCGATTCACAGTCTTTATACTTTCGGGCGGGACCGGGATTACAAGATGAGGGCAACAACTAGGTATAT
- a CDS encoding FAD-dependent oxidoreductase translates to MSGIQRRDFLGAAAAAMAALGSGAANAAQRKSSRWTQSCDVVVVGAGGAGLAAAVTAAEAGKKVLVLEKLGIIGGNTIISGGGYNAADPVLQKKLGVEDSPAKHAQQTLAAGDGRANPQLVNELTSHALESLHWLESLGVKFKPYVYQIYGGLYPRAHVPEKAAGMAYIEALSARAEKLGVKIITNAPVTGIVREKELSGRVLGVEAKVNGRPERIEARCGVVIASGGFGANVAKRSIYDPRMRNLTTTNQPGATGEMIDYAEDVGAQTVGMDYIQCIPGAPLGDKTRSAFFNVVKRFIFVNKAGKRFVAEDRRRDVLRDAFLAQPDPVSFVVIDSQGWDEMPGGPKLRCEASIKAGEAWKCQTLDELAQKMGVPVDVFKKTVAEYNRGVDEKKDALGRSPTVMTKLEKAPFYAGRASMAVHHTMGGILIDVKARVIDRRLRVIPGLYAAGETTGGIHGTNRVGGNAIADIFTFGRIAGRSAATKA, encoded by the coding sequence ATGAGTGGAATACAAAGAAGAGATTTCCTTGGTGCAGCAGCAGCTGCGATGGCGGCCTTGGGAAGCGGTGCGGCAAACGCCGCGCAGAGAAAGTCCTCGCGCTGGACGCAAAGCTGTGATGTCGTGGTGGTTGGAGCAGGAGGAGCGGGCCTTGCGGCGGCTGTCACGGCTGCCGAAGCCGGCAAAAAGGTTCTCGTGCTTGAAAAACTCGGCATTATTGGCGGAAACACCATTATTTCTGGCGGCGGTTACAACGCAGCCGATCCGGTTCTGCAGAAGAAACTGGGCGTCGAGGACAGCCCCGCAAAACACGCGCAGCAAACACTGGCCGCAGGCGACGGTCGAGCCAATCCGCAGCTGGTGAATGAGCTAACGAGCCATGCTTTGGAGAGCCTGCACTGGCTCGAGAGCCTCGGCGTGAAGTTCAAGCCCTATGTCTACCAGATCTATGGTGGCCTTTATCCTCGGGCTCATGTGCCGGAAAAAGCTGCCGGAATGGCCTATATCGAGGCTCTTTCGGCCCGCGCTGAGAAGCTGGGCGTCAAAATTATCACCAACGCCCCGGTGACCGGGATCGTGCGTGAAAAGGAGCTTTCGGGCCGGGTGCTTGGCGTCGAGGCGAAGGTCAACGGGCGGCCAGAGCGCATTGAAGCCCGCTGCGGAGTCGTGATCGCCTCCGGAGGCTTTGGCGCAAATGTCGCAAAGCGCTCCATCTACGATCCCAGGATGCGTAACCTCACGACCACCAATCAGCCTGGGGCCACAGGCGAGATGATCGACTATGCCGAGGATGTCGGGGCTCAGACCGTGGGGATGGACTACATCCAGTGCATCCCGGGCGCCCCGCTGGGCGACAAGACCCGTTCGGCCTTCTTCAATGTGGTGAAACGGTTCATATTCGTGAACAAGGCCGGCAAGCGCTTTGTGGCGGAGGACCGCCGCCGGGACGTGCTTCGCGACGCCTTCCTTGCACAGCCTGACCCCGTCTCCTTTGTTGTGATTGACTCGCAGGGTTGGGATGAAATGCCCGGCGGTCCGAAGTTGCGCTGCGAGGCTTCGATCAAAGCGGGCGAGGCCTGGAAGTGCCAGACGCTCGATGAACTCGCGCAGAAGATGGGCGTGCCGGTCGACGTCTTCAAGAAGACGGTGGCGGAGTATAACCGTGGAGTCGATGAAAAGAAGGACGCTCTGGGGCGGAGCCCAACCGTGATGACGAAGCTCGAAAAGGCTCCTTTTTATGCGGGACGCGCGAGCATGGCGGTTCACCATACGATGGGCGGCATTTTGATAGACGTGAAGGCCCGCGTGATTGACCGCCGTCTTCGGGTGATTCCGGGTCTTTATGCAGCAGGCGAGACGACCGGAGGTATCCACGGGACGAACCGCGTGGGCGGCAACGCTATCGCCGACATTTTCACCTTCGGGAGAATCGCCGGCCGCTCAGCCGCCACTAAGGCCTAA